The Haloplanus salinarum genome includes a region encoding these proteins:
- a CDS encoding MBL fold metallo-hydrolase, which translates to MIHATWGDWFVREEIEGTDPDELILWYLGCNGFVLRSPEATVYIDPYFGDGDPPNLVRMIPVPLDPADATECDAVLATHEHIDHMHPPSYGPLVEELGADVYATTAAYEEPDYDGEMRVPNERKHVVEPGRTFTVGDLTIHAVAANDPDAIAEVGYVVEHDSGTFFHGGDSRPAPEAFGTVADSFDVDVGALAFGSVANTYDPETDTVERNRWYMDENQIVEAATQLELDRLLPTHYDMWRGFGADPGALGHHAASFRYPRVIEHAVVGDRFTVAEPGRVQARALRE; encoded by the coding sequence ATGATTCACGCCACGTGGGGCGACTGGTTCGTCCGCGAGGAGATCGAGGGGACCGACCCCGACGAACTGATCCTGTGGTATCTCGGCTGCAACGGGTTCGTCCTCCGGTCCCCCGAGGCCACCGTCTACATCGACCCGTACTTCGGCGACGGCGATCCGCCGAACCTCGTCCGCATGATCCCCGTCCCCCTCGATCCCGCCGACGCGACCGAGTGTGACGCGGTGTTGGCGACCCACGAACACATCGATCACATGCATCCGCCGTCGTACGGCCCGCTCGTCGAGGAGTTGGGTGCGGACGTGTACGCGACCACGGCGGCGTACGAGGAGCCCGACTACGACGGGGAGATGCGGGTGCCGAACGAGCGGAAACACGTCGTCGAACCCGGACGCACGTTCACCGTCGGCGACCTCACGATCCACGCGGTGGCGGCCAACGACCCGGACGCCATCGCGGAGGTGGGCTACGTGGTCGAACACGACTCGGGGACCTTCTTCCACGGCGGCGACAGTCGGCCGGCGCCGGAGGCCTTCGGGACCGTCGCCGACTCGTTCGACGTCGATGTCGGCGCCCTCGCGTTCGGCTCCGTCGCGAACACCTACGACCCCGAGACCGACACGGTCGAACGGAACCGCTGGTACATGGACGAAAATCAGATCGTCGAGGCGGCCACCCAACTCGAACTCGACCGACTCCTCCCGACCCACTACGACATGTGGCGCGGGTTCGGCGCCGATCCGGGCGCGCTCGGCCACCACGCCGCCTCGTTTCGGTATCCCCGGGTGATCGAACACGCGGTCGTCGGCGACCGCTTTACCGTCGCCGAACCCGGACGCGTACAGGCGCGGGCGCTGCGCGAGTAG